In Mercurialis annua linkage group LG5, ddMerAnnu1.2, whole genome shotgun sequence, a single genomic region encodes these proteins:
- the LOC126679736 gene encoding uncharacterized protein LOC126679736 isoform X4: MVRNEAKAKSARRPLRDLPNNKNSQSNTTTNNGGKFSKSISVPQKSLTVSTMKQQQQQKQPKQEDEDYLDRLLLAQSDLSSLTRQIDELVAQAFDLKSINQQGKREIESFCQFLSDMLTSLKPWVPRFRKALSNKSQSPETENRFGEKCLTNHNAVSAVNEDEKFEVQSPEQTGRISMISPSPLVSWKAGCDIDRGRQFFLLTPLPMSKTFSSKRTDLSKSVLEGTSSHPVVELQSFQSLSEDINDDLLQGVTTKLVPVRPSDSVVTEAKSTPDSPAFTIKDHSMLVMTPCLKMSPPRSCVLLEPFSDSTHEGKSMFRKATPFPIGLLSKISESSSDSESEDLALKYPELLGLQQACKSKAGKQDLEASPDWLFSPPKTCILMEPPDGKSLAAAAIDSHFPVRAPDLNQQTNSSSSNEDNHQGPIGARLKSVENTPMWKEPESIMQTGKRAGENTLKKELWTRFDAATSYGARLNVNALQKTARKGFLDMLDEVSCDEEEHCVDDNLR, from the exons atggtgagAAACGAAGCGAAAGCAAAATCGGCGAGGAGACCACTGAGGGATTTACCAAACAATAAAAACAGTCAGTCTAACACCACCACCAACAATGGCGGAAAGTTCTCCAAATCAATTAGCGTTCCACAGAAATCACTAACTGTTTCCACTATgaagcagcagcagcaacaaaAACAGCCAAAACAAGAAGACGAAGATTATTTAGATCGTCTCTTGCTTGCTCAATCCGATCTCTCATCTCTTACTCGTCAG ATTGATGAACTTGTTGCGCAAGCATTTGATTTGAAGTCCATAAACCAACAAGGGAAGAGAGAAATTGAGTCATTTTGTCAATTCTTGTCTGATATGCTTACATCTTTAAAG CCATGGGTTCCCAGATTTCGAAAGGCACTCTCTAATAAGAGCCAGTCTCCCGAGACTGAGAATCGGTTTGGGGAGAAGTGTTTGACAAATCATAATGCTGTTTCTGCTGTAAATGAAGATGAAAAATTTGAGGTTCAAAGTCCTGAACAAACTGGGAGGATTTCAATGATTTCTCCTTCTCCGCTTGTTTCTTGGAAAGCTGGCTGTGATATTGATAGAGGCAGACAATTCTTTTTGCTTACTCCTCTTCCTATGTCGAAAACGTTCTCTTCTAAACGCACGGACTTGTCCAAATCAGTGTTGGAAGGGACTTCGAGTCATCCTGTTGTTGAATTACAATCATTTCAATCATTGTCGGAGGATATAAATGATGATTTGCTTCAAGGTGTAACTACAAAGCTAGTTCCAGTCAGGCCTTCTGATTCGGTTGTGACTGAAGCCAAAAGCACTCCTGATTCTCCTGCCTTTACCATAAAAGATCACTCTATGCTTGTTATGACTCCTTGCTTGAAGATGTCCCCTCCAAGATCGTGTGTTTTGCTTGAACCGTTTTCTGATTCTACTCACGAAGGCAAATCCATGTTTCGGAAGGCTACTCCTTTCCCAATTGGATTGCTTTCAAAGATATCTGAATCCTCTTCTGACAGTGAATCGGAGGATCTGGCTTTGAAGTATCCAGAGCTTTTGGGGTTGCAACAGGCCTGCAAATCCAAAGCAGGAAAGCAAGACTTAGAAGCATCCCCTGATTGGCTTTTTTCACCTCCTAAAACATGTATTCTGATGGAGCCACCAGATGGCAAATCATTGGCTGCTGCTGCTATTGACTCCCACTTTCCAGTCCGTGCTCCTGACTTGAATCAGCAAACAAACTCAAGCTCATCAAATGAGGACAATCATCAAG GACCGATAGGTGCCAGGTTAAAATCAGTTGAAAACACCCCAATGTGGAAAGAACCTGAAAGCATAATGCAGACAGGGAAGCGTGCAGGCGAGAATACTCTGAAAAAGGAGCTATGGACGAGATTTGATGCAGCTACAAGTTACGGGGCTCGTCTAAATGTCAATGCATTACAAAAAACTGCACGGAAAGGCTTTCTAGACATGCTTGATGAAGTTTCTTGTGATGAGGAAGAACATTGTGTGGATGATAATTTGAGATGA
- the LOC126679736 gene encoding uncharacterized protein LOC126679736 isoform X2, which produces MVRNEAKAKSARRPLRDLPNNKNSQSNTTTNNGGKFSKSISVPQKSLTVSTMKQQQQQKQPKQEDEDYLDRLLLAQSDLSSLTRQIDELVAQAFDLKSINQQGKREIESFCQFLSDMLTSLKPWVPRFRKALSNKSQSPETENRFGEKCLTNHNAVSAVNEDEKFEVQSPEQTGRISMISPSPLVSWKAGCDIDRGRQFFLLTPLPMSKTFSSKRTDLSKSVLEGTSSHPVVELQSFQSLSEDINDDLLQGVTTKLVPVRPSDSVVTEAKSTPDSPAFTIKDHSMLVMTPCLKMSPPRSCVLLEPFSDSTHEGKSMFRKATPFPIGLLSKISESSSDSESEDLALKYPELLGLQQACKSKAGKQDLEASPDWLFSPPKTCILMEPPDGKSLAAAAIDSHFPVRAPDLNQQTNSSSSNEDNHQAGPIGARLKSVENTPMWKEPESIMQTGKRAGENTLKKELWTRFDAATSYGARLNVNALQKTARKGFLDMLDEVSCDEEEHCVDDNLR; this is translated from the exons atggtgagAAACGAAGCGAAAGCAAAATCGGCGAGGAGACCACTGAGGGATTTACCAAACAATAAAAACAGTCAGTCTAACACCACCACCAACAATGGCGGAAAGTTCTCCAAATCAATTAGCGTTCCACAGAAATCACTAACTGTTTCCACTATgaagcagcagcagcaacaaaAACAGCCAAAACAAGAAGACGAAGATTATTTAGATCGTCTCTTGCTTGCTCAATCCGATCTCTCATCTCTTACTCGTCAG ATTGATGAACTTGTTGCGCAAGCATTTGATTTGAAGTCCATAAACCAACAAGGGAAGAGAGAAATTGAGTCATTTTGTCAATTCTTGTCTGATATGCTTACATCTTTAAAG CCATGGGTTCCCAGATTTCGAAAGGCACTCTCTAATAAGAGCCAGTCTCCCGAGACTGAGAATCGGTTTGGGGAGAAGTGTTTGACAAATCATAATGCTGTTTCTGCTGTAAATGAAGATGAAAAATTTGAGGTTCAAAGTCCTGAACAAACTGGGAGGATTTCAATGATTTCTCCTTCTCCGCTTGTTTCTTGGAAAGCTGGCTGTGATATTGATAGAGGCAGACAATTCTTTTTGCTTACTCCTCTTCCTATGTCGAAAACGTTCTCTTCTAAACGCACGGACTTGTCCAAATCAGTGTTGGAAGGGACTTCGAGTCATCCTGTTGTTGAATTACAATCATTTCAATCATTGTCGGAGGATATAAATGATGATTTGCTTCAAGGTGTAACTACAAAGCTAGTTCCAGTCAGGCCTTCTGATTCGGTTGTGACTGAAGCCAAAAGCACTCCTGATTCTCCTGCCTTTACCATAAAAGATCACTCTATGCTTGTTATGACTCCTTGCTTGAAGATGTCCCCTCCAAGATCGTGTGTTTTGCTTGAACCGTTTTCTGATTCTACTCACGAAGGCAAATCCATGTTTCGGAAGGCTACTCCTTTCCCAATTGGATTGCTTTCAAAGATATCTGAATCCTCTTCTGACAGTGAATCGGAGGATCTGGCTTTGAAGTATCCAGAGCTTTTGGGGTTGCAACAGGCCTGCAAATCCAAAGCAGGAAAGCAAGACTTAGAAGCATCCCCTGATTGGCTTTTTTCACCTCCTAAAACATGTATTCTGATGGAGCCACCAGATGGCAAATCATTGGCTGCTGCTGCTATTGACTCCCACTTTCCAGTCCGTGCTCCTGACTTGAATCAGCAAACAAACTCAAGCTCATCAAATGAGGACAATCATCAAG CAGGACCGATAGGTGCCAGGTTAAAATCAGTTGAAAACACCCCAATGTGGAAAGAACCTGAAAGCATAATGCAGACAGGGAAGCGTGCAGGCGAGAATACTCTGAAAAAGGAGCTATGGACGAGATTTGATGCAGCTACAAGTTACGGGGCTCGTCTAAATGTCAATGCATTACAAAAAACTGCACGGAAAGGCTTTCTAGACATGCTTGATGAAGTTTCTTGTGATGAGGAAGAACATTGTGTGGATGATAATTTGAGATGA
- the LOC126679736 gene encoding uncharacterized protein LOC126679736 isoform X3, which produces MVRNEAKAKSARRPLRDLPNNKNSQSNTTTNNGGKFSKSISVPQKSLTVSTMKQQQQQKQPKQEDEDYLDRLLLAQSDLSSLTRQIDELVAQAFDLKSINQQGKREIESFCQFLSDMLTSLKPWVPRFRKALSNKSQSPETENRFGEKCLTNHNAVSAVNEDEKFEVQSPEQTGRISMISPSPLVSWKAGCDIDRGRQFFLLTPLPMSKTFSSKRTDLSKSVLEGTSSHPVVELQSFQSLSEDINDDLLQGVTTKLVPVRPSDSVVTEAKSTPDSPAFTIKDHSMLVMTPCLKMSPPRSCVLLEPFSDSTHEGKSMFRKATPFPIGLLSKISESSSDSESEDLALKYPELLGLQQACKSKAGKQDLEASPDWLFSPPKTCILMEPPDGKSLAAAAIDSHFPVRAPDLNQQTNSSSSNEDNHQGGPIGARLKSVENTPMWKEPESIMQTGKRAGENTLKKELWTRFDAATSYGARLNVNALQKTARKGFLDMLDEVSCDEEEHCVDDNLR; this is translated from the exons atggtgagAAACGAAGCGAAAGCAAAATCGGCGAGGAGACCACTGAGGGATTTACCAAACAATAAAAACAGTCAGTCTAACACCACCACCAACAATGGCGGAAAGTTCTCCAAATCAATTAGCGTTCCACAGAAATCACTAACTGTTTCCACTATgaagcagcagcagcaacaaaAACAGCCAAAACAAGAAGACGAAGATTATTTAGATCGTCTCTTGCTTGCTCAATCCGATCTCTCATCTCTTACTCGTCAG ATTGATGAACTTGTTGCGCAAGCATTTGATTTGAAGTCCATAAACCAACAAGGGAAGAGAGAAATTGAGTCATTTTGTCAATTCTTGTCTGATATGCTTACATCTTTAAAG CCATGGGTTCCCAGATTTCGAAAGGCACTCTCTAATAAGAGCCAGTCTCCCGAGACTGAGAATCGGTTTGGGGAGAAGTGTTTGACAAATCATAATGCTGTTTCTGCTGTAAATGAAGATGAAAAATTTGAGGTTCAAAGTCCTGAACAAACTGGGAGGATTTCAATGATTTCTCCTTCTCCGCTTGTTTCTTGGAAAGCTGGCTGTGATATTGATAGAGGCAGACAATTCTTTTTGCTTACTCCTCTTCCTATGTCGAAAACGTTCTCTTCTAAACGCACGGACTTGTCCAAATCAGTGTTGGAAGGGACTTCGAGTCATCCTGTTGTTGAATTACAATCATTTCAATCATTGTCGGAGGATATAAATGATGATTTGCTTCAAGGTGTAACTACAAAGCTAGTTCCAGTCAGGCCTTCTGATTCGGTTGTGACTGAAGCCAAAAGCACTCCTGATTCTCCTGCCTTTACCATAAAAGATCACTCTATGCTTGTTATGACTCCTTGCTTGAAGATGTCCCCTCCAAGATCGTGTGTTTTGCTTGAACCGTTTTCTGATTCTACTCACGAAGGCAAATCCATGTTTCGGAAGGCTACTCCTTTCCCAATTGGATTGCTTTCAAAGATATCTGAATCCTCTTCTGACAGTGAATCGGAGGATCTGGCTTTGAAGTATCCAGAGCTTTTGGGGTTGCAACAGGCCTGCAAATCCAAAGCAGGAAAGCAAGACTTAGAAGCATCCCCTGATTGGCTTTTTTCACCTCCTAAAACATGTATTCTGATGGAGCCACCAGATGGCAAATCATTGGCTGCTGCTGCTATTGACTCCCACTTTCCAGTCCGTGCTCCTGACTTGAATCAGCAAACAAACTCAAGCTCATCAAATGAGGACAATCATCAAGGTG GACCGATAGGTGCCAGGTTAAAATCAGTTGAAAACACCCCAATGTGGAAAGAACCTGAAAGCATAATGCAGACAGGGAAGCGTGCAGGCGAGAATACTCTGAAAAAGGAGCTATGGACGAGATTTGATGCAGCTACAAGTTACGGGGCTCGTCTAAATGTCAATGCATTACAAAAAACTGCACGGAAAGGCTTTCTAGACATGCTTGATGAAGTTTCTTGTGATGAGGAAGAACATTGTGTGGATGATAATTTGAGATGA
- the LOC126679736 gene encoding uncharacterized protein LOC126679736 isoform X1, giving the protein MVRNEAKAKSARRPLRDLPNNKNSQSNTTTNNGGKFSKSISVPQKSLTVSTMKQQQQQKQPKQEDEDYLDRLLLAQSDLSSLTRQIDELVAQAFDLKSINQQGKREIESFCQFLSDMLTSLKPWVPRFRKALSNKSQSPETENRFGEKCLTNHNAVSAVNEDEKFEVQSPEQTGRISMISPSPLVSWKAGCDIDRGRQFFLLTPLPMSKTFSSKRTDLSKSVLEGTSSHPVVELQSFQSLSEDINDDLLQGVTTKLVPVRPSDSVVTEAKSTPDSPAFTIKDHSMLVMTPCLKMSPPRSCVLLEPFSDSTHEGKSMFRKATPFPIGLLSKISESSSDSESEDLALKYPELLGLQQACKSKAGKQDLEASPDWLFSPPKTCILMEPPDGKSLAAAAIDSHFPVRAPDLNQQTNSSSSNEDNHQGAGPIGARLKSVENTPMWKEPESIMQTGKRAGENTLKKELWTRFDAATSYGARLNVNALQKTARKGFLDMLDEVSCDEEEHCVDDNLR; this is encoded by the exons atggtgagAAACGAAGCGAAAGCAAAATCGGCGAGGAGACCACTGAGGGATTTACCAAACAATAAAAACAGTCAGTCTAACACCACCACCAACAATGGCGGAAAGTTCTCCAAATCAATTAGCGTTCCACAGAAATCACTAACTGTTTCCACTATgaagcagcagcagcaacaaaAACAGCCAAAACAAGAAGACGAAGATTATTTAGATCGTCTCTTGCTTGCTCAATCCGATCTCTCATCTCTTACTCGTCAG ATTGATGAACTTGTTGCGCAAGCATTTGATTTGAAGTCCATAAACCAACAAGGGAAGAGAGAAATTGAGTCATTTTGTCAATTCTTGTCTGATATGCTTACATCTTTAAAG CCATGGGTTCCCAGATTTCGAAAGGCACTCTCTAATAAGAGCCAGTCTCCCGAGACTGAGAATCGGTTTGGGGAGAAGTGTTTGACAAATCATAATGCTGTTTCTGCTGTAAATGAAGATGAAAAATTTGAGGTTCAAAGTCCTGAACAAACTGGGAGGATTTCAATGATTTCTCCTTCTCCGCTTGTTTCTTGGAAAGCTGGCTGTGATATTGATAGAGGCAGACAATTCTTTTTGCTTACTCCTCTTCCTATGTCGAAAACGTTCTCTTCTAAACGCACGGACTTGTCCAAATCAGTGTTGGAAGGGACTTCGAGTCATCCTGTTGTTGAATTACAATCATTTCAATCATTGTCGGAGGATATAAATGATGATTTGCTTCAAGGTGTAACTACAAAGCTAGTTCCAGTCAGGCCTTCTGATTCGGTTGTGACTGAAGCCAAAAGCACTCCTGATTCTCCTGCCTTTACCATAAAAGATCACTCTATGCTTGTTATGACTCCTTGCTTGAAGATGTCCCCTCCAAGATCGTGTGTTTTGCTTGAACCGTTTTCTGATTCTACTCACGAAGGCAAATCCATGTTTCGGAAGGCTACTCCTTTCCCAATTGGATTGCTTTCAAAGATATCTGAATCCTCTTCTGACAGTGAATCGGAGGATCTGGCTTTGAAGTATCCAGAGCTTTTGGGGTTGCAACAGGCCTGCAAATCCAAAGCAGGAAAGCAAGACTTAGAAGCATCCCCTGATTGGCTTTTTTCACCTCCTAAAACATGTATTCTGATGGAGCCACCAGATGGCAAATCATTGGCTGCTGCTGCTATTGACTCCCACTTTCCAGTCCGTGCTCCTGACTTGAATCAGCAAACAAACTCAAGCTCATCAAATGAGGACAATCATCAAGGTG CAGGACCGATAGGTGCCAGGTTAAAATCAGTTGAAAACACCCCAATGTGGAAAGAACCTGAAAGCATAATGCAGACAGGGAAGCGTGCAGGCGAGAATACTCTGAAAAAGGAGCTATGGACGAGATTTGATGCAGCTACAAGTTACGGGGCTCGTCTAAATGTCAATGCATTACAAAAAACTGCACGGAAAGGCTTTCTAGACATGCTTGATGAAGTTTCTTGTGATGAGGAAGAACATTGTGTGGATGATAATTTGAGATGA